In Lachnospiraceae bacterium, the DNA window ATTCTGCACATATTGCACATAAGAAATAAGACCATTGTTACGGGCCGCGTCCAGCGTTGCAATGCTGATACCTAAAATTTCTGCTGCTTCTTTTCGTGTAATAAGTTTTTCCATAAAGCATATTTCCTCCAATCTGTCAAGTTTGTCATCGTGTTTGTTCAAAGCCACATGAATACGCTGGCAGCCGAAACTGCCAGCGCATGGTATCTGATTTTGAACAGGAAGCTGCAAACGCTTCCTATTTATATAACTCAGCTTTCATCACATTTGCCACGCCCCCTGACGATGGGAACACAACAGGTCTCCGCTGGCGCGGCTGTCATAACTCCGCAGCATCGTTCGTATCGTGTGCCGCAGGGTTCCCCCCAAGTCTTTGGCGGGCCGTGAGGAAGTATCTTTAAGCCCCCATGCAGTCATCGCGCCGAATCTGCCACAATCCGTTTTATGAAATCGTAGATCGCTCCGAAGAAGTCTTTTCATCACCTCCCTGACTGCTCCATCTTCGCGGCGTTTCATATTCGCTCGTACATGGGTTATGTACCTGTTGTGCTGTCTATTCGATTGTCAATGTACTGATGAAGGATGAAAACTTGTCCTTCTTATTAACACTGACAAAAAAGGCAAAAAACAGGCGCATCAAATGAAATTTTATCAAAAATATTTTACAAGCTGCTTTAATCCACGGCGGATACTCTCTCGGACACGGCTTGGGTCTACACCTTCTACTTCGGCAATTTCATTTACCGTCATTCCCAGATAGTATCGGGCATAAATTCGCTTTGCCTGTTTCTCCGGCAGCTTCATCACAGCGGCATAGACCTGCTCCTGAAACTGTTTTTCCTCCAGAACCATCTCCGGTGTCTGCGGCTTCAACAGCACTGCATTTTCAATGCCATTCTCGTAATCCAGAGAATACTGTGCTTTATAACGATACATCTTTCGCTCATACGCAGCCTCCGCACGTTCAGCTGCTCGAATAGTCTCCATTACTCCCTCTGTCACATCTACAAAAAAGTCTGTTGTATAAACATCAGGATAAAGTTCCCGAAGGTTAATTTTCTTCATTATGTACCTCCATTTCGATTCACGGGTGATTGACGGGTGAATCGAATGGAGGCGGAGACCGACACCGGCAGACAACCGGGTCATCTCCGAAAAAATGGCAACAAAAAACGCCAGATTTCCGTGAGAGAAAACTGGCGCGCCAAGAACAGCCATTATTATACTGAATTACATGGAACGATAATGCCGATGCAATGTTATATTTGCCCGGAGGAGGAGCAATGCTTTTTTTAACTGATGTAGATCATGTGAGCTTTGAAAAAGCAAACGAGACACGGCAAAATAACCTCCCATCGGCTACCGTGTCCCTGCAAGTCGTCATAGGTTTGTGTAAACGCAAAGAAACGGCGGCTCTGAAAATCAAAGCCGCCGTTTCAAATGGGCGTGTCAAATTGTCTGCTCTACGACGGCTTTTTTTCTTTTGCCGTCGTCCGGCAGAGTATTATTCAATATTTAATTCAATGTTTCCAGTGAAATTCTCACATTCAATGCCAATATAATTTCCACCATCAGGAAGTGTAATTATGTCACTATAAGTTCCGGTTGCTTCAATCAACGTGACTGCTTCATCAGATCCAGAAATCCAAAATACTTTTGCAGTACCTTCCGTAATCTCCAAGGTGCAATCAATGGACAGCTCCTTACCGGCTTCTCTCTTTATGGAAGTTCCTCCGAACAAATACTCTGTACCTGAAAAGTTCGCATAATCAGCCGTATAAGTCCCTGTATAATCATCAATTCCTTTTTCTTTTTCCCCTTGACAGATGAACAGGCAGCACGCCTTTTGGATGCTATCCGAGATTTGCCGCCTTATGTCTTTGTCATGATTGGTTTATATGCAGGGCTGCGCCGGGAAGAAATTCTTGCTCTGCAATGGGATTCAGTATATCTGGATACGGATACTCCATATCTGACGGTAAGGCGGGCATGGCACACAGAACACAACAGACCGGTAATCTCAGACGAATTGAAAACCAAGGCTGCGGAGAGAAATATCCCTCTTCCTGTTTGCTTGGCTGAGTGTTTGAAAACAGCAAAGGAAACATCGACTTCGGAGTATGTGGTTTCAAACCGGGACGGCGAACCGCTGTCCTACACGCAGTTTAAGCGACTTTGGCAGTATATTGTTACGAGGACGGTCAAGGAGCGGAGCTATTATCGGTATGAAGATGGAAAAAGAGTAAAGCATACTGTCACACCTGTCTTGGGAGAAAAGGCTGCTCATAACGGAAAAGTGGTTTACAGTCTGGACTTTGAAGTAACACCCCATCAGCTGCGGCATACTTACATTACCAATCTCATTCATGCATCGGTAGATCCCAAAACGGTTCAATACCTGGCAGGCCATGAAAGCAGCAAGATTACCATGGACATTTATGCAAAGGTTAAGTACAACAGACCAGATGAGCTGGTCAGATCAATGAACTGTGCGTTTGCAAGCTGGGATGCAGCACAGTAATAACAAATAGGAAATGAAGCAGGAGCGAGGCAAGGATGTCTCGCTCTTTGTTTTACCTCAGCCGTATCTTTGATTAAGTCGAGGCTTTCTGATAAAAAGAGAGTGTAGATACGGAGACTACACATTATCAAGAAAGGACGATCAAAGATGGCAAAAAAGAAAACACAGATCCCGAAGTACGGGACCATTACATTGAAAGGAATCCAGTATTACAGAACCAGGATTACGGATGCAGATGGCAAAGAGTTGAGTTTGTATGCCGCAACTTGTGAAGAATTGTATGAGAAGCAGTTAGAGGCCCGGAAGCAGGTGGAAGAAATTATCTTTCACCGGCAGCACCCGACAGTAGCCGAGTATGGAGAGAAGTGGCTGCTGATGCAGTCGGCAAAGGTGTCTGCGTCTACACTCAGAGGTTATACGAGGGATATGACAAACTATATCATAAAACCTCTGGGAGAGATGTATATGGAAGAAGTGACCGCTGACGATATTCGGCTGGCACTTGTTCCATTGTCAAAGAAATCGGAAGGCTTATACAATAAGGTCAATATGCTACTCAAGTGCATTTTTTATGCGGCAGAGAGAAACCAAATTCTTGAACACAATCCCTGTGCGGGAATATCGGGCAAGGGCGGAAAACCATCAAAAAAGAGAGAGGCATTGACAGATCAGCAGGTAGCCGTGCTTCTGGATACAGTCAAGGGGCTTCCTCCATATTTGTTTATTATGCTCGGTTTGTATTCTGGTCTGCGCCGGGAAGAAATTCTTGCACTGCAATGGGATTGTGTATTTCTGGACGAGGATACACCTTATCTATCGGTGAGGCGGGCATGGCGTACAGAGCATAACAGACCCGTGGTTTCTACCGTGCTAAAGACTCCGGCGGCAAAAAGGGATATTCCGATACCGAAGTGTTTGGTGGATTGTCTGAGAGAAGCGAAAGAAAATTCCATATCAGATTATGTGATCGCTGACAGCAAAGGAGAGCCACTGGCTGCTTCGCAGTTTCAAAGAGTGTGGCAGTATGTCGTTGTCCGCTCCACTAAGCCCCGGAACTATTATAAGTATGTGAATGGACAGAGCATCAAATACACGGTTACCCCAACGCTGGGCATGACCCAGAAAAATCAACCCAAAATCAGATATACGCTGGACTTTGATGTAACCCCGCATCAGCTGCGGCACACTTACATTACCAATCTTCTCTATGCTGGAGTTGATCCAAAGACCGTTCAATACCTTGCCGGACACGAAAACAGCACATGACAAACGCATGAGTAAATAAATTGTGAACACGCCCCTTTTCTGATAAAATTAAAAGAAAAGGGGTGTTGATACATGCAGGAATTATTAGATTGGCTGGAATACATAGAAGATGATCGTCAGCAAAGGAAAGTTCGTCATACATTGAAGGACATTCTTGTTATTGTATTGTTTGCAACACTGGCAAATGCGGATGACTGGGTGGAAATGGCATTGTTTGCGGAAAGTTATCAGGATTATCTACGCAAATATATTGAGTTAAAAAACGGAATACCATCTCATGATACAATAAGACGTGTAATGGGGATGATATCACCGGAGATCATACAGCAGCTTTATGGAAAATGGCAGGATCGATTAAATCAGAATGAAGGGGAACTACTGAAGAAGATCATTTGTATAGATGGTAAAACCATGCGCTCCAATAAAAGAGGAGATGGGAAGGCATCCCACATTGTATCAGCATGGAGTAAAGAGTCAGGTTTCTGTCTTGGACAAAAAGCAGTTGAAGAAAAAAGCAATGAGATCGTAGCGATCCCGGAATTGCTGGACAAGATCCAGATAAAAGGCCAGCTCGTAACAATCGATGCAATGGGAACGCAGACTGCAATAGCGGAGAAAATAAAGAAAAAACGGGCAGACTATGTGCTGGCATTGAAGAGAAATCAAAACAGTCTGTATGAAGATGTACAAGAATACTTTTCAGACGAAGAGTTCCAAAAAGAGATCCGTGAAAGAGGTAATTACAAAAAAACCCAGGAAAAAGCACATGGTCAGATCGAGATAAGGGAGTATTATCAGACAGAGGATATAAAGTGGTTAAGCCAGAAAAAGAACTGGAAAGGACTGTCCAGTATAGTAATGGAGAAGAAAACGCTGAAGAAAGAAGGAAATACAAGAATAGAGAACCGTTATTTCATCAGCAGTTTAAAAGGAGACATTGAACAGGTCAGCCGTGCAGTGAGAGGACACTGGAGTATAGAAAGCATGCACTGGTATCTGGATGTAACATTCCGGGAAGATGCGAATACAACCATAGATAAGCTGGCGGCACAAAATTTGAATATCATAAGGAAATGGAGCCTAAGTATTTTGAAACCGGCACAAATAACAAGACATAAGTTGTCGATGCGAAAGAAAAGGTTTGTACTTAGCTTACGCCCAATTCAGTATCTAGAAGAACTTTTAGAAGCTTAAAAAATAACAGAAAGCAGAATTGATGCCAGATGATCGTTCGTGCGTTTGTCGTGGAAAACAGCAAAACAACTATGGACATCTATGCAAAAGTGAAGTACAATAAACCAGAGGAGCTGTTTGGGGTAGTAAATGGTGCGTTTCATCAGGCTATTGCTGAATGAAAAAAAGGCCGTATTTTATGGTCCGCACACCGGATAACTGAGAAGCAGAAAGCCGGAAAAGCCCGGAGTATCAAGGGAAAACAGCTCAAAAACTCGCGCAATACGGTCTCAAAGCAGCTCGTCGCGCTCCGCAGTTCAGCAAGCGATAATCGACTGCTCAGACTATATCAAAATGGTTCAAAAACCCCGGAAAATCACAATGTCATTAACTTTAGCAAAGAGCAGAAATCGTAAGCATTTATAAAACTATGATTCCTGCTTTTTGTTTGTATATGGGCATACTTATCCCCTTCTCTTTGTATTCGTATTTTTTAGCTCAGTACGCTCTTTTATGGGTATTCGAATATTTTCCTGCTAATTGCCCTTTCGTTCTGGTATAATGCCGATCAGGACGAATGGGAACAAGATTTTTACTGATATCTTCATATATTTGCTGAAATAACATATTTTTCTTTTGACCATCCGTTTCAAGAAGTATATAAATCAGATCATTTTTTAAGATTCCAATACTAACAGTCTGATTGATCATCATTTTATGTTTTCTGTTCGCTTCTTTCTGATCCAGTTCACGCTCTGCATCTAATATGATATCTTCAACTAAATTGCTCAGATATATAGTGCTGTATATATCTTGTAATAACAGAATAGGTTTTGTTCCTGTAAAATTCTCTAACTGCAACCGACTCTTTAGCGTTTCATACGCAGTCTCTATCCCCCACCTCATATGATATAATTCTTTTATTTCTTCTGTATGAAATTCAGTTTGTGGAAGATTTGTAGCCAAAACTTCTAAACTTCCGTTTTCTAATAGGATTTTTACCATACGCAATGAAATTTCACCTAATTCTTTCATACGTTCTCCATCTGGCGTTCCCTCGTAATGTCTGATTCTTGACTTATCAAGTTTTATTTTAACTAGCTGATCCTTTTCTGTTAAACTGTTTTGCTCTTTTTTGTAATCACTGCTTTTTAAACGTACGATAAATTTAATATCCTTATCCATCATATGTATAAACGCTGGCGTAGAAGGATATCCTCTGTCCATGATAATAATGTAGGGAATGCTGCCTATTGTTTCCGGTATTCGCTCCATCTGTTTTTCGGCCAGGCGCATTTCATTAAATTTCACCTTATTACAGTCACTTTCCAGTATCATACGATTCATTACATCATAAATACAGCCTAATCCTATTTGAGCTTGGGGCTTTGCGTTTTTCCGGCTTGCAGAACCATATAGTTTCAGTGTTTCAGCAGTGGTAGGAATATTAATATCTGAGCCGTCAGCGGCTAATATTAAATGATCTTTATAAGTTGAAAAGGTGGAATCTGCATAAAAGTTACGGTTATGATATTTATATAATTCTAAAAAAGCATCTGGATTAAGTTTCATACGCTGTTTCAGATATCCTGGTTTTGAAATAGACACACCAGGATGAGCAAGTTTCATATAATTTCTCAGTTCCAATGCCAACGTCAGCCCCTTTCTGTTTATCATCGTGAAAAGAAGATCCTGAAGAGGCATTTTTCGAATTCTGGTAAAATAATTTTTATTACCTGATCGGCAAAATGCCTTAAATTCATCAGAAGTCATTTTTTCTATATCCATGAATATACGTTTCTGAGAATGCTTCATGCATAATCACATCCTTTTTTGAGCAGGTTCATGGCTTCTTTTTACAATATAAGCATATCAAAAAAAGCAGAAGATATCTAATCCATTTCGGAATAAATATCTTCTGCTTTTAAGTTAATGACATTGCGGAAAATCAAGGTTTTCCGGGGTTTTCTTATACCTAAACGGACTAATATAGTTTGACCCCATTTGACCAAACGAGAGCCGTTTTCACCCAATTTTTAGTGGTTAAAAATAGGACAATCGACAAAAATGGGGTTCCAAAACGGCCTTAGTGGTTAAAAAATAGGACAACCAGAGAGCAATTTCGGGGGTATTTTTGAGGGTGATTTTGGCACTCTCAGACACCTGATTTTTCGCTGGAGGGTTTGGCATAATCTGACCAAATCCGAACAATTAAATACGATTCTAATGCAGGCACTCAGTAATAAATAACTGGGTGCTTTTTGTCATGGCAAGGAGGAAAGTGACTATCGTGCTTGCACGAATAGTCATTTGACGACCGCTGATCAGTGTGAGATGCTCGAAGGGTATCTCACACTGAATTTCAGGGAAAAAGATTCCGACATTAGAAAGGGCCGTCACTTTATGATTTTGAAGTGGTGGCTTTTTCTATTTCCAGAAACAACAGTAACAATCAGAAATGAGGTGAAGTCATGAACACGCAAATCATTGCCATTGCCAACCAGAAAGGCGGCGTTGGCAATGGCAATGACCTGTGCCAACTTGGGAATCGGGCTGGCGCAGGCCGGAAAGAAAGTCCTGTTGATCGACGGAGACCCGCAAGGCAGCCTGACGATCAGCTTGGGCAATCCCCAGCCGGACAAGCTGCCCCTTACGCTGTCGGACGCTATGGGGCGTAATTAGCGCAGAGGGAAAAAGTATTTTCGCCCATGACCCTGGCGGCAAGGTGGCAGAGGGGTATCGAAATCTGACGAAGGAGGTGTCTACATTAAGCATAACAATTTATCTGCTGGAACGAGAACCTTTAAGCCAGACACACATGGGGCTGAACTGGTTCCTGATATGAAAATTGTATCTGAAAACATTTTTATAAAGACAAAGGGAAATGCATTGACAAGTGAAGACTTTGCTGATTTCGTAAGAAAAAATGAAATTTGTGAGTTTTATATTGCTGGTGCAGATGCTATCGCATGTGTAAAATCCACTTGCTACAATATGGCTAAGATGGGATATATCGTTCATGTTCTATCCGATTGTATCACAAGCTATGATAAAAGAAAAATAGACGAGATGCTTCAATACTATGAGAGTAAAGGGTGTATTGTTGAGAAACTGAACGAAGTTATGTAAGGCTACCACGATAATGAGAAGGCAGATTCTAATTGGCAGAGTAGTTAGCAAAGCCAGCCGGGCCAGTCGACGGTAAAATGAACGGGCTGTGCCCGCCGTTAACAGTCCCGCCTGTCCTTTTCTGCACACCTTACTTTTTCAGCTTTAAGCCATCTCGGAATGCTTCGCCCACACGCTCGGTGACTTTATAATAGCCGTGGGTGTAGGGGTCAAATGCGATGGCGTGGACCTTAGACATATCAATTTTTCCATCCACCATAACGCTCTCATCGGCAGTGACATTGACCACCTTGCCGATGACGCCGCATCCGTATTCATTGTTCTGATACTCGATGAACCTGCACTCCAGGCAGATCGGGAACTCGTTGATGACAGGGGCATCTACAGTTTCTGCTTTGCTGGCGGTCAGACCGCTGCGGGCAAATTTATCGGCGACTTTATTGCCGGACTCTACGCCGAAATAGTCTGCTTCCACTATGTGGGCAGCATCGGCAATGCTGACGGTGAATGCTCCCCGTGCCTTGATGTTCTGTACGGTCTTGTGTGTCTCGGTGAGGTTCAGAACAACGGAGTCCCGCTCCTGCATGGTGCCCCATGCGGCGTTCATGACATTGACGCTGCCGTCTTCGTTGTAAGTTGCAACCATCAGAACCGGCATGGGGAAAATGCCTTCGGTAATTTTCAGTTTTGTTCTCATGATAACTCCTCCTTGTGATCATATTGACAGGACTGTTCATCCTGCTTATAATTATATCCACACAAATTGTAAATTCAAGTACTGATAATTATGAAAGGTACTATCTTAGGAGAAAGTGAATGATACAGAACTATATTGAGAACGCCAATTTCGAAGATACCGGCTTTGCCTACACGTTGTCGCTGATCTCCGGCAAGCATAAGATGGTCATTCTTTACTGCCTGATGGAGTTTGAGACGGTGCGATTCAATGAGTTGAAACGGTATCTGAAAACCATTTCCGACAAAACTCTCAGCACGAATCTCAAAGAGCTGGAAGCGGATAAACTGATCGTCCGCACCGAGTATCCGCAGATCCCGCCGAAGGTGGAATATACGCTTTCGGAACGAGGAAAAACGCTGATGACTGTGCTGGATCAGCTCTGTGTCTGGGGCGAGGAGAATCGACTGACAGAGTGACAACTTCCAGATTGTATAATTTTAAAATTTGAAAAAGGAGGAATCGTGTACGATTCTTTAGGTATTTATCTATGAGAAGAAAAGATCGAGAAGTAACAAATATTATTGAAATTCTGCAGATTATTGAAAAAGCGAAAGTCCTGCATCTTGCTTTGTTTGATGCTGATTATCCCTACATCGTTCCACTTCACTACGGATACGAATATACAGAGGGTATCTTGATTTTCTACATGCACTGCGCAAAAGAAGGGCATAAGCTGGATCTGATCAGAAGTAATCCAAATGTGTGCATTGAGGTAGAATGTGATGTTGAGCTTATATCCGGCGGAGATGTAGCTTGCAAATACGGAGCATCATTTGCATCTGTGATTGGGCGTGGCCGTGCAGAATTAACAGAGGATGTGCAGGAGAAAATACGAGGCCTTTCGCTCTTTATGAAAAATCAGACAGGTCGTGAATTCAATATCAATGAAGAGATGGCATCGACAGTAGAGGTCATCAAAGTTGTTATATCAGAGTTCACAGCCAAATCAAGACCAAAAGCTTAACAGCATGAGCTTTACGTTTATGCTGATTATATGAATTGTACTGATCGGTGCAGGTACGCTGATAATGGTACTATGAGATAAATCGGGAAGTTGGAAGAATAAAAAGGATGAAGAAATGACGGTTCAACAATTAAAATATATTTTGAAGGTAGCAGAAGTTGGCTCTATTACCGAAGCGGCAAAACTGCTTTTTATATCACAGCCAAGTATGTCCAATTCCATCAAAGAAACGGAAAAAGAGGCTGGTATCACCATTTTTCTCCGCAGTAGAACCGGAATTACTCTGACAAAAGATGGTGCTGAATTTCTCGGTTATGCTCGTCAGGTGATACAGCAGATGGAACTGCTGGAGGATCGGTATGTTACAAATCTTCCGGGGAAAGTGACATTTGGAGTATCTTCTCAGCACTATACTTTTACGGAAAACGCTTTTGTGGAGTTAGTTAAGCGTTTTGGACAAGAACGATACGCTTTTTATTATAATGAAACCGGAACACATCAGATATTGGATGATGTGAAAAATCGTGTCTGTGATTTAGGTATTCTTTATTTATCGCATGAAAACGAAGTCATCATGCGGAAAGTGATAGAGGAAAACCATCTGGTGTTTACCGAGCTATTTTCAGCAAAGCCTCATGTTTTTTTGCAAAAAGATCACCCATTGGCATCGAAAAAAGTAGTTTTCATCCATGACCTTGCACCTTATCCGCGGCTAAACTTTGTACAGGGAGAGTATGAATCTGTCTATTTTTCAGAGGAACTATTCAGCTCCATCCCGGTGGATAAGGAAATTCGGGTCAATGACAGAGGGGCTATTGTCAACTTCATGCTCGGACTGAATGCCTATACTATTTCAAGTGGCATTTTCCCGAAATATTTGAACGGAGAAAATATCATCTCCGTTCCGCTTGCAGAAAATGAAACAATGCATATTGGATATGTGTTGAATGAAAATCAGGAATTGAGTGAACTTGGAAAAAGCTATCTGGAAGAATTACGGAAATATGCCCCAGCCAATCCATAGCTATAGGCTATGAATAATCATATAAAATAGGTGTTATGTATGTATCGCTGTTTGCTGATATAATAACAGTAGAAAGGTGGTTGATTATTATGCCTATAGCGGTACTGAGCAATTTTCTCATTTATTGTGTTGCAAATGCCTTTACTCCGGGACCGGGAAATATTCTGGCATTAAATACCGTAACAAACTATGGATATAAAAAAGGAAAGCCGCTGTTCTTTGGAATTTTTGCAGGCTACTATGTAGTACAAATCATATGCGCAATTTTCGTATATGGGGTTAATTCTTTGCTTCCAAATGTAATGGAAGTGATGAAGTACATCGGAGCAGCCTATATACTGTGGCTTTCGATTCATATTGCTTTCAGTAAGAAGACCTCAGAAAACACAGAGCAATCCGCATCGTTTCTGAAAGGCTTCATGCTGCAATTTGTCAATGTGAAGATTTATATGTTCGGAGTTACCGCACTAACGGGTTATGTTGTAGGATATATGTCCTCTTTTCCAGCTTTGCTGTTTTTTGAGCTGGTTATTGCAACAATCGGAACGATCGCAACCTGTACTTGGATTGGCTTGGGTGTACTGATTCAGAAGTTTTATCTGCGGCATTTCCGTGTTATTAACATTATCCTTGCACTAACATTACTGGAGTGTATTTGGGGAATGTTAAGATAATTGTTGCTTTGAGAGCAATTTTAATTAACAATCGGAATTTTTCATTACAGTGTTTTGCTAAAGGAATCCGATGGAGCTATACCCTGGATTTTTCTGTATTCTCTGGGTGATATTTTGACGATAGACTGAAAAGCGCTTGAAAATTTTCCCTGGGTTTGGTAGCCTACCTGGGAAGCAATATCCGCGATAGTGTCATTTGTTTCCCGTAATAATTTCATAGCCTGACGCACTCGAAATTCCTTCATATAGGTGGCGATAGGCTGACCGTAGACTGCCTTGAATATCTCCTTTAGAGTGGAGGTATTTATCAAATACTGTTTGGAAAGTTCTGCAATCGTAAATCGTTGATTCAAGTGCTCTGTCAACTGTTGATGAATTTCTTTGATCAATTCGGTTTGCTGGGAGAAGTATTGAGTCAATTCTTTATGCTCCGATTTCATGTTGCTTAAATAAATCAAAATTTCCAGCACCTTCAATTTCAAGAGGGAAATTCGAACGGATACAGGAGTAGAAAAGAGTGGGGCAAAAATGTGCTCTAAATCGGAACAGGACGGGATTGCGGATGGCTTTCCGGAGCAAAATCGATTCTGTAACTGGTCTGCTTCCACACTGGCATTCTTTAAAACTTCCGGGCAAATGGAAGAGAGCTGTTTCAGATCCACGGAAATGGATATTCCCTCTGAATATCCTAGGGGAAACATCATGGCGGAATCCGCGCAGCAGGCCATACTGTGTGCTGTCACATCACCTGTACCTAAATAGACGGCAGTACCGCCTTGCATATTCCAACCTACGCGACCACTGCGACAATAGTAAATTTCTAAAACAGAATCCGAAGCATCATGCCGAAACTTGACCTCTGAAGCAAGAAAAACATTGAAGGATACCTCTATTCCAGGAAAAGTTTCATATGCCTCCATACACCCTTTTCCAGCGGTAACCGCTCGAAACTGTTCTCCAAAGAGTGTGGTACCCGTTCCACCAGCCCGGCAATGCTTCAAGGCGAGGGTGCCGTTTGGGATCTTTTGAAGTTTTTGAGCGATAACTTTGGATTCTTCTTTTTTCATGGCGTTCCTTTTTGTTTTTCTACTTGCGATGGACAGGCGATTTTTACAAGCCACTCAATCATGCGATGGAAATTTCGGGCCTGCTCGGTATCAGCCGCTTTATAATAGACCTCTTTTCCGTCCCGGCGGCTAACGATCAGACCCGCTGATTTCAACTGCTTGAGATGGTGAGAAATTGCAGGACTGCTCATATTTACCATGGCTGAAAGATTGATAACACATTCCTCACAGTGGCAAAGCAACCAAAAAATGCGAATACGGCTGCCATCCCCCAGCTGCTTGAAAATATCAGCTACGGTTTGAAAGTTTTCTACGCTGGGCATATATTCCAGTTCATGCTCGATAGTTTGTCCGTGGTCGTGGGGTAAGTGGTTCTGAATCATTTAGCACTCCTCCTTGAAGTCTATCTTATCATAGACCGGAGAGAAAAGAAACTTTACTTTTGAGATGTTTCTGGTTCAGGGCCAGCGTCATGGGTGTAATCCAAGATACGGACACCATCGCCTACCTCTTTCTGCACCAGCTCCCGCATACGCTTAGCAAAAGGACAGGGGTAACCAATGGGAGTCCCTTTGCTGATGCAAGAAGCAAAAGCAATGGTGTCAGCGTCCTGTTCTACCAGAGAACGGGCCCGCAGCACCGCTTTTTTTCCGGGGCAGCCACCGCAGTTGATGAAGCCCACTAACTGAATATCATCCTCTCCCATAAAAGCGCCTTTTCTCTCTCGGATTGTCCGAAAATCCCGGCTTCCGGGGCAGTAATCCTCTGTCTGCATACAACGAATAATGCCAAGTTTCATATTAGTTTCCTCCTTAATTTAGGGCCTGGCATTCAGATTTGGCCGATCCATTGTCTATTATTATGTAACCAGCTTTTCCAAC includes these proteins:
- a CDS encoding AraC family transcriptional regulator; the protein is MKKEESKVIAQKLQKIPNGTLALKHCRAGGTGTTLFGEQFRAVTAGKGCMEAYETFPGIEVSFNVFLASEVKFRHDASDSVLEIYYCRSGRVGWNMQGGTAVYLGTGDVTAHSMACCADSAMMFPLGYSEGISISVDLKQLSSICPEVLKNASVEADQLQNRFCSGKPSAIPSCSDLEHIFAPLFSTPVSVRISLLKLKVLEILIYLSNMKSEHKELTQYFSQQTELIKEIHQQLTEHLNQRFTIAELSKQYLINTSTLKEIFKAVYGQPIATYMKEFRVRQAMKLLRETNDTIADIASQVGYQTQGKFSSAFQSIVKISPREYRKIQGIAPSDSFSKTL
- a CDS encoding metalloregulator ArsR/SmtB family transcription factor; this translates as MIQNHLPHDHGQTIEHELEYMPSVENFQTVADIFKQLGDGSRIRIFWLLCHCEECVINLSAMVNMSSPAISHHLKQLKSAGLIVSRRDGKEVYYKAADTEQARNFHRMIEWLVKIACPSQVEKQKGTP
- a CDS encoding CGGC domain-containing protein, which encodes MKLGIIRCMQTEDYCPGSRDFRTIRERKGAFMGEDDIQLVGFINCGGCPGKKAVLRARSLVEQDADTIAFASCISKGTPIGYPCPFAKRMRELVQKEVGDGVRILDYTHDAGPEPETSQK